One segment of Primulina tabacum isolate GXHZ01 chromosome 6, ASM2559414v2, whole genome shotgun sequence DNA contains the following:
- the LOC142549202 gene encoding U-box domain-containing protein 1-like — translation MLSNWQQLKISNIAFQKPPSCHLHNCTKKCEAMGEINPRLMVSTGFLPVGELLESLILVSNEVTLIETIPFVQMKNVTTMVRRIRLLSSLFEEIQEIDKPLPPSSILCLAELNSVIQRVQVLMENCREGSLTWNLMQTEHISHQFYAVVRDMGSALNILPLSLLNLTTDTREQVELLHKQAKRVQLFVDPVEIQRRDELLQLTITCKETNRKDKGFVDFGRTGEILSSIGLRSPSEYKDEISKLTAEAEKQAGTGGLIVVSNINNIIALLSITKSAIFKEDEHPQNQEDVKKRKMPLNNRNDISYSHSMLFSIPDEYRCPISLELMNDPVIVASGHTYDRNSIAQWINSGHHTCPKSGQRLIHMALIPNYAMKSLIHQWCQENNIPMESASSSSYTDQTSNKRRSSETITDHISANKAAVDAVKMTAEFLVGKLATGSADIQRQAAYEIRLLAKTGTNNRQIIAEAGSIPFLVTLLGSQDSRIQENAITALLNLSIYENNKILIMAAGSIDNIVDILYSGKTMEAKENAAATIFSLTIIDEHKITIGSHPRAIPGLVGLLGEGTTSGKRDAATALFNLALFNVNREKVAVAGAVPLLINLLTDDKAGITDDVLAVLTLLMGCTEGLQEMRKSRVLVPLLIDLMRFGSSNGKENSITLLLGLCKDGGDDVARRLLINPRSIPSLQNLAAEGSLKARRKADALLRILNRHCTQSTQITNPVR, via the exons ATGCTTTCCAACTGGCAGCAGCTCAAGATTTCAAACATCGCTTTCCAGAAGCCGCCTTCTTGTCATTTACACAACTGTACAAAAA AATGTGAAGCCATGGGTGAAATCAATCCTCGTCTGATGGTTTCCACAGGATTTCTTCCAGTAGGAGAATTGCTGGAGTCGTTGATTCTCGTTTCGAATGAAGTTACATTGATTGAGACTATCCCTTTCGTGCAGATGAAAAACGTCACGACAATGGTCAGAAGGATCAGGTTGCTTTCTTCACTTTTTGAAGAGATTCAAGAAATCGATAAACCACTTCCACCTTCTTCAATCTTGTGCCTTGCGGAGCTTAATTCTGTCATTCAAAGAGTCCAAGTTTTGATGGAAAATTGCAGAGAAGGTAGTCTTACGTGGAATCTCATGCAAACGGAACACATCTCGCATCAATTTTATGCTGTAGTAAGAGACATGGGAAGTGCACTTAATATTTTACCTCTGAGCTTGCTTAACTTGACAACAGATACCAGAGAGCAGGTTGAACTTCTTCACAAGCAAGCAAAACGAGTTCAATTGTTTGTCGACCCTGTGGAGATTCAAAGAAGGGATGAGCTTCTTCAACTAACCATCACTTGCAAAGAAACAAATAGAAAGGACAAAGGATTTGTTGACTTCGGAAGAACTGGTGAAATTCTGAGCAGCATTGGTCTGAGAAGTCCTTCGGAATATAAAGATGAGATTTCAAAACTAACTGCAGAAGCTGAGAAGCAAGCAGGCACAGGTGGGTTGATTGTAGTTTCTAATATCAACAACATTATTGCTTTGCTTTCAATCACAAAAAGTGCGATTTTCAAAGAGGATGAACATCCACAGAATCAAGAGGATGTAAAGAAGCGAAAAATGCCATTGAATAATCGAAATGATATATCATATTCTCATTCCATGTTGTTCAGCATACCTGATGAATACCGTTGCCCAATTTCACTCGAGTTGATGAACGACCCTGTCATTGTGGCATCAGGACATACTTATGACCGGAATTCAATAGCCCAGTGGATAAATTCAGGGCATCACACATGCCCAAAAAGTGGGCAAAGGTTGATCCACATGGCTCTTATACCAAATTATGCGATGAAAAGTTTGATACACCAATGGTGCCAGGAGAACAACATTCCTATGGAATCTGCTTCTTCCTCTTCGTATACAGATCAAACAAGTAATAAGAGGAGATCAAGTGAGACAATCACTGACCACATTTCAGCAAATAAAGCTGCGGTAGACGCAGTAAAAATGACAGCTGAATTTTTAGTAGGGAAGCTAGCGACAGGATCAGCAGACATCCAAAGGCAGGCCGCATATGAGATTCGTTTACTAGCAAAAACTGGAACGAATAATCGACAAATAATTGCCGAGGCTGGATCCATTCCGTTTCTAGTCACTTTGCTAGGATCTCAGGACTCCAGAATCCAGGAAAATGCCATTACAGCCTTACTCAACCTTTCCATATATGAGAACAACAAGATTCTGATTATGGCAGCTGGTTCAATCGATAACATAGTAGACATCCTATACTCAGGGAAAACAATGGAGGCAAAAGAAAACGCGGCAGCAACAATCTTCAGCCTGACTATTATAGATGAACACAAGATAACTATTGGTTCTCATCCAAGAGCAATTCCAGGTCTGGTGGGGCTCCTGGGAGAAGGAACTACATCTGGTAAAAGGGATGCAGCAACAGCACTCTTCAATCTTGCACTTTTTAATGTCAACAGGGAAAAGGTTGCAGTGGCAGGGGCAGTTCCATTGCTTATAAACCTCTTGACAGATGATAAAGCAGGAATCACGGATGACGTCTTAGCTGTCCTCACCCTTCTTATGGGTTGCACTGAAGGACTTCAAGAGATGAGGAAGAGCAGGGTGTTGGTACCTCTACTTATCGATCTTATGAGATTCGGATCTTCAAATGGAAAGGAGAACTCAATAACATTACTCCTGGGACTCTGTAAGGATGGAGGAGACGATGTTGCTCGGAGACTTTTAATAAATCCACGCAGCATTCCCTCTCTTCAAAACTTGGCTGCCGAAGGGTCACTG